From the Astyanax mexicanus isolate ESR-SI-001 chromosome 12, AstMex3_surface, whole genome shotgun sequence genome, the window ATTTTAGGTACTTTTTCTTTGCCCATGTTAACCGTTTGCTAAACATCTTCATTGTGTCCTTGTGTCTCAAAACAGACGACATTCTCTTTTGAGGCTGGAAGAAGATGCGACTCAGGGGAAGGCAACTTTGAGTTTGACACGAAGCAAGGCAACGCCATCTTCCAGTACGTGGAGACTGCCATTAGCTTACAGAAAGCAGGGCTTTCACAGAGGCAGGGATCATGTGGTGCTCTTGATCGAGAGCCCATTCCCCAGCACCCCAAACCCACACCACCCACTGATGTGGGCCCCGTCTACAGTATGTTGACTGAAGGAGCGATTAAGGATGCGCCCAAGCAGCCTTCACCCCATCGCTCCAGATTGGAGACTCCAACAGACAAGCATCTGACTGGAGTCAAGAGTTTGAACATTGACGCCAAGCCTCCGCGCAAGAACCAGGTCAAAACCTTCCGAAGTTGTCCTTTGGCCAACACAGAAGAAGCCACCTACTCCCAGGTCACAGCACCAGAAAGAGAGAATCGAGGTGAACATCAGGAGCACATCCACGCGAAAGTTTCTTCTTCCAAATCGGAGGATTCAGACTATTCGCTTCCCTTCGACAACATTGCTAAGAACATTATGATGGACTTCTTGACGGCTTCACTTCCACCACCACCTTTGGAGACTGGTTCGGGTGGCAAGAAGCGACCGAGCCAGGATAACGCAGAACCACTTTACGACAGCATAGATGAATCCGCCATCACGTCTACTTTGTCGCATCGACCCAAAAAACCTCCGGTCTCATACCGGGTTGAGCACATTTACGACGAACCTGAAGGTTGTGCCATGGCATCGAAGGTCCCTGTGTCACTCTACGATGATCCTGAAGAAGTCAAAGGCAATGCTTGGAAGATGCTAGGAACTAATGACCCCAGTGGACATGAGTACCCGTATAATGCACAAGTAGATGATTATGCCGTTCCCAAGCCTCCAAGGAGGGCTTTGAAACCAGACAGGGAACGTGGGTATAGCGACGAAGACGAATGTTCGCCATATGATAATGTGATAGTGAAAATGAAAACTACTAATATAATTGAATAGCCGTTCCTGAGAGATGTGTTATTGTTATAATTTGTGCATAAAGATGTATTTTAGCATTATGTTGCCAACATTTTGTGGAGACTCAAAAGGTCTATGAAAGGTTCCTCTTAAGAGACATTAAATGGACATTGCTGCGGTTTCTGCTTCTACTTATTTGGGAAGAAATTGCACTGGATTGAGGACATTGCTGTGATTATTTGATTGCCAGAGGAGGATCGCATCTGTAAGGTAGGGCTCTGGAGCTGGATGAGTAGTTCTGCAACTCTGATTCATCccaaaggtactggatggagcttgTTAACTTAATACACCTCTATTATGGAGAGAAACTGAACATCTGTGCCAACCAGTTGGTGCACTATAATGCATTTGTGAGTTCAATATTAAATCTCccacaaaagtttggacattaaTTTAAATGTTAAGTTGGACTTGGACAATCGATGTTCATCTTGTTCATCAGACAATGGGACATGTCAGGTCTTTTCAATGAAGTTGTATGATGAATCTTGAAGAACATGATGATAATGCTTTTTTCTGAACAGTGTTCATCATTAAAAGGTTAATATCAATGTGAAGTGCCTTTTCTGTCCACAGCATAGCTTATAaatgaaaatttcacatacacacactgtgtcACAATACTTTTTAAGATATACtctgaattaaaacatttttacaagtACAGATGAATGTTAAATTTCTATATAGACCacagcaccccccccccacacacacacacattggataCCAATTTCTCACGTTTTTAGACTGTGTTAAAGGTGGTGTGAACCACAGACCAATTACCTACAGTTTGCAAtcaatccagctgtgtgtaatttaatctcagtataaatacacctgctGTGTGAAGgcatcagtggtttgttagagaacaaaagtgaacaaacagcatcatgaagaacaaggaactcaccagacaggtcagagataaagttgtggagaagtttaatggttataaaaacatatcccatgCTTTAAGCGTCCCAatgagcactgtttaatccaACATCCAAcaacctgcaaacctaccaagtcatggccattctcccaaactgacagatcgagcacggagagcactgctcagagaagcagccaagaggcccatggtcactctggaggagctgcagaaatccacagctcaggtgggacaATCTATAAAACTATAAACCATACACTACACAAATCTGGCTTTATgcaagagtggcaagaagaaaactaaAAGATTTGCAGCTGTTACTGCAGAGACAGGTGGGTCTGCTAAGTATTGGTATAAGCAGCTGatgttttcctttttcttttacatgtcactcttttcagatttttatttgatttaaattttgAAAAACCATGCATCggtttcatttcacttcacaattaaaagctactttgtgttggtctattactttaaatctcaataaaatacattcaagtTTGTGGTTGCAAGGGGTTGAaggggtattaaaaaaaaaaaaattaagccacTGTAAATAGTAAAAAGATGCTTTGAGGTACAAAAGCCACAATAttctaatacatatatatatatatatatatatatatatatatatatatatatatatatatatatatatatatatacatagttctgaaaaaaaaaaggccacttaaaaatgatgcgattctttgattttaccaaattgaaaacctctggaatataatcaataggaagatggatgatcacaagccattaaaccaagctgaactgcttgaatttttgcaccagtagttgcatgaagttatctaaaagcagtgtgcaaaactggtggaggagaacatgccaaggtgcatgaaaactgtgattaaaaaccagggttattccaccaaatattgatttctaaactcttaacactttataaatatgaacttgttttctttgcattatttgaggtctgaaagctctgcatcttttttgttatttcagccattttctgcaaataaatgctctaaatgacaatatttgtattggaatttggtagaaatgtttaaagaataaaacaacaatgttaattttactgaaacatatacctatacatagcaaaacttattcagaaactgaagtggtctcttgattttttccagagctgtatatataaatgacaCTTTCATTATATAGAAGTTGTATATTATTTAACTTcacataaacagtgttttatacaTTTAACAAAGTACCTCACTTGACTGCATTGATGTACTTTTCCACAGcagcagacaaacacacacactcattgttTCCATTCTGATGAAGTGATGGTTAAATCTGTAGCGTCAAACTTGCACTAGTGGTGCGCGTGGTTGCCCGAGCAGCACACGGCGGAAACTGCAGTGACCTTCTGCAGTACCTCCAAAGTCATAGAAAATTTCATCTGCTGGCAAATTGGATTGTAATTTGGTTTTAAAGTAACCCACAGCTCTAATAGCCCGACTCTCTCCTGATTTCAGTGTTATTGTGATGGGAGCTCACAGGTAATTAAAGCCTCTCTGTTCTGCTCATACAAAACGGCTGATTTCCATCACTTAATCCTCGGCTCAGCTTCTTATTCAGGCAGAAAAGGAATTTCTCATTGTGTGGGTTTGGTAGTATTCGGGACATATTCACCGCCTACCGCTGGCCCGTTATTTCCAGGACGGTGTGAATAAGAGTAATGAGACTGAGGGAATCTGGGACAGTGGCTGAATGCCGTGGAGCATTCAACCAGCCTGCGTTCATGACTTCTGCACAAATGAATGAGgtttagaagaaaagaaaaagaacaagctAGCGATCCAGCATTAAAATATTAGGACcaccatttttattttaattttttttatcagctccactgagcatatagaagcAGTCTGTTCTTaattagttctataattacagcttgtagtcttgtatctgtttctctgcatacgtCATTATtgtccttttaccctgttcttcaatggctAGGACCTCACAGGAGgagcaccacagagcagctattattattatttgggcgGTAGGTTATTCTTTCTCAGCATTGCAGtcagtgtagttttttttaaacactgtgtatactctattagactctatataCTCTATTAGACACTGGCACGAGAATAGTGAGAATATGTTAATAATAAAAGAACTCTGAACAAAGGCACATTTGATTACAAACACTGTAATTAGTGCTGTTTATTGAAATGGAATTGAAAAATTGCAACATTCAAATAATCTGCCTCTACTGGTGCATTTTGCAGATTTTTAACAAATATTGCAAGAAGTATAATGCAATGTAAAAAGActttaaatattgtaatgcaaTATTTTTATAACATTGATAAGCCCTAAAACAAGCTTTAAAACTAATCAGTTTGAATTTTGATTATATGACAGGTCCCAGGTTTGAGACCCATAAACAGATAATACCctaaaaacaggtttaaaagcaGGATTGAACATTTTTTTCCCATCAAGAAAGCTCATTGACTTATTATGTTTTTTGGTTAATCAGaaattactgtataaaacatacaaacgtatatatataaaaataaaatacagaaaaatatttagCTTTCTTTTTGTCTCTGACACTTTCTTATACtactattagtagtagtaatttacccaaaaacacatacatatactTTATGTTCTAACACTGATCTGGTTAAAACAGACACTGGTTCATTTGTACCATTAGTGCGGTTcaattaagcaggtgtgaaatcaGTAATCGCACTTGGGAGAGGATCTAAACCTTCGGACCGAGACCTGCTAGTGGAGGAGGTCTTCATTCGGTCCCAAACAAAgtctggagcagtttgcttgtggtgagaaaatTATCTGGTTTCGATCAGACCCGGCTATCAAATatgcttcttttatttgagctaaactgtggataaggtgcagtttaatctgatatattagccaaataacGATGATTACtgcagctatgaacaaatgctgtctctgctgcttcatgctgtttactaggggtgtcacgattctctaaatcctcgattcgatttcattttcgatttgagggtcacgattcgattcgattctcgattttcttgtttttttttcttgttattattttatgcctcataaaatttaaataatatatttattattattataaatattataaatattattattattatttattaagatatatatggtaatgccatctagtgactttttttggtagcaacagtgtgcactattaaaacaagcagtttatcagaactgtgtgtggatggctggtgaaactgctcatttacatgaagctgcagttcttcatccaaccactagtcggagctgcagcagcagcacaagcccagccacgggctacagagctcagccagtccgtttttactgtttctgtaaacaaataaaggttttaaccccactaaccggataatacagctcactacagttcatctttcagcccaagcagctaacagcagcaggttagaacagccgacacggagtcactgctcggattacattataaacaggtcagttagcgcgctgctaacctcaggatgtttataactacggagtttagtggacacaccacggccgccaggtaagtcttttaaaggctactgaagactattaaaggctattagaggtcattgaaagcattattggggggcagaaatcagtacaggctggttagataagtgatgtggtgaaactgtgactagcgctgtcacagtgatgtttattaacgtctttaaaacagattttgtcaggtattgtcttataaatatttacacataacttatatctctcctgaaaagcttttattttagtcagaaacacgcttgtgtttactttatctgagagaaagatgtttttttaattcaatggaaagcaacaggtgtagtcaattataagtttaagatttttaatccacctcactgtgatctatagtcagtgttctcaagtcacactgacacacgcattt encodes:
- the dok2 gene encoding docking protein 2 translates to MEEDIRKQGLLYLQQQRFGKKWKKVWSILFRESTCSISRLEFFDGGSNTLEKSKGKQENKKVIKLSDCIRVSDANVDGCPKDCKAFLVETTEKIFVFAVEMAEVDDWMQKLCEIAFPMNWGERGASQKSSLQGDCDESAMSDNSLYGGRETASTSTMKDFKVSMRRTDAAERCGLRGQYLLRTDFDSLLLKEPKIGEVLFTWPYRYLRRFGRDKTTFSFEAGRRCDSGEGNFEFDTKQGNAIFQYVETAISLQKAGLSQRQGSCGALDREPIPQHPKPTPPTDVGPVYSMLTEGAIKDAPKQPSPHRSRLETPTDKHLTGVKSLNIDAKPPRKNQVKTFRSCPLANTEEATYSQVTAPERENRGEHQEHIHAKVSSSKSEDSDYSLPFDNIAKNIMMDFLTASLPPPPLETGSGGKKRPSQDNAEPLYDSIDESAITSTLSHRPKKPPVSYRVEHIYDEPEGCAMASKVPVSLYDDPEEVKGNAWKMLGTNDPSGHEYPYNAQVDDYAVPKPPRRALKPDRERGYSDEDECSPYDNVIVKMKTTNIIE